ACAGCGTCAAGTGTTGGGGGTCGTGACGGGTAAACCGCTATCGCTGGGCGGCAGTGTGGGGCGTGATACGGCCACAGCAACGGGGGCCTTTCATGTGATTCAGACGGTCTTGCCAAAGTTAGGACGTGATCCGCAGTCGACCACCGTCGCGGTTCAGGGTTTTGGGAATGCGGGGTCAGAGTTGGCGGCGTTGCTTTGTCGTGCAGGCTATAAAGTTGTGGCGGTTAGTGATTCGAAAGGGGGAATTTATGCGGCCCAAGGATTAGATATTCTCAGTGTGCGGGAATATAAACGATCGACCCGGAAAATGCAGGCAATCTACTGTGATGGCAGTATTTGCAATATGGGGCAGGCGCGCAAAATTACGAATGAAGAGCTACTACAACTGGATGTGGATGTGTTGATTCCAGCGGCACTAGAGAATCAAATCACGGCCCAAAATGTGCAGCATATTCGGGCGAAGATTTTGTTCGAAGTTGCGAATGGCCCCATTAGTTTTACGGCATCTCAGACATTGGTAGCGCGCGGGGTGAAGATCTTCCCAGATATTTTGGTCAATGCTGGTGGTGTCACGGTGAGCTATTTTGAATGGGTGCAGAATCGGACCGGTTGGTACTGGACGATCGATGAAGTGAATGAACGTCTACGCAATCGTATGGAAAAGGAGACGGAGCATATTTGGGAGATTGCTCAGACCCAAGGCATTAGCCATCGGACGGCGGCCTATGTGCATGCCTTGAGGCGTTTGGGAACGGCGATCGATGCTAAGGGAAACCAGGATTATTACCGCAGTTGATTGATATCAGTTGATGGATTGTTGTCGTTGTTGTCTGCTTCATCTAAGTGGATTGGGAGCATGATGCTAAACGTGGTGCCGATGTGGGGCGTTGATGAGAAGACGATATGGCCTTGGTGGCGTTCCGTGATGATCTGATTACTGATGGTCATGCCCATGCCGGTGCCTTTGCCAATGGGTTTGGTGGTGAAAGCCTGTTTGAAGAGTCGAGCTTGATTCTCAAATGACAGACCATTGCCATTGTCCTGCACTAAAATTTGAATCGTCTCACCGTTGTGGACTTGAGTGGCGATGCTAATTGTGGGTTGCCATGTTTCAGCGTCTTGCCGTTGATGGATTTGGGTATTTGCTTCTTCCAGGGCATCGATCGCATTGCCTAAAAGATTCATAAATACCTGATTGAGTTGCCCGGG
The sequence above is drawn from the Romeriopsis navalis LEGE 11480 genome and encodes:
- a CDS encoding Glu/Leu/Phe/Val family dehydrogenase; translated protein: MADTTTASATASLLADASQHLTEAFKHTQLSPDAITSLQQPKANLAVSIPVRMDDGSLQVFSGYRVHYDNTRGPYKGGVRFHPQVSLDEVQSLAMWMTFKCAVMDLPFGGGKGGITVDPKALSKLELERLSRGYIDAIASFIGIDLDIMAPDVYTNAMVMGWMMDQYSQIKQRQVLGVVTGKPLSLGGSVGRDTATATGAFHVIQTVLPKLGRDPQSTTVAVQGFGNAGSELAALLCRAGYKVVAVSDSKGGIYAAQGLDILSVREYKRSTRKMQAIYCDGSICNMGQARKITNEELLQLDVDVLIPAALENQITAQNVQHIRAKILFEVANGPISFTASQTLVARGVKIFPDILVNAGGVTVSYFEWVQNRTGWYWTIDEVNERLRNRMEKETEHIWEIAQTQGISHRTAAYVHALRRLGTAIDAKGNQDYYRS